In Duganella zoogloeoides, a single genomic region encodes these proteins:
- a CDS encoding DUF4136 domain-containing protein, whose protein sequence is MRYLAILATAAVMLLTGCATTIRSDVTAFNAWPTDLQAKTYAFEAPRGVDDTLEFRSYQVLVSNELSKLGFQQADEGQQPNLLVGMKYLTIDQPVRVIREDPFMGAPWGSPYWGRPGYGRYGWGYSRWAYSPFYDPFRYNGFGVEERIRHQYQRQLRVTINTTSGRKLYDVTVQNTSNVAATPHVMPALVQSAFTGFPGQSGVPRRVEITIDPKVDTVVAGQPAVKAN, encoded by the coding sequence ATGAGATATCTCGCCATCCTGGCGACTGCCGCCGTCATGTTGTTGACCGGCTGCGCCACCACTATCCGCAGCGACGTTACCGCTTTTAACGCCTGGCCGACAGACCTGCAGGCCAAGACCTATGCCTTCGAGGCGCCGCGCGGGGTGGACGATACGCTGGAATTCCGCAGCTACCAGGTGCTGGTGAGTAATGAATTGAGCAAGCTGGGCTTCCAGCAGGCCGACGAAGGCCAGCAGCCCAACCTGCTGGTCGGCATGAAATACCTGACCATCGACCAGCCGGTGCGCGTGATCCGCGAAGATCCGTTCATGGGCGCGCCTTGGGGCAGCCCGTACTGGGGCCGTCCCGGCTATGGCCGCTACGGCTGGGGCTATTCGCGCTGGGCCTACAGCCCGTTCTACGATCCGTTCCGCTACAACGGTTTCGGCGTGGAAGAACGCATACGCCACCAGTACCAGCGCCAGTTGCGCGTGACCATCAACACCACCAGCGGCCGCAAGCTGTATGACGTGACGGTGCAAAACACCAGCAACGTCGCTGCCACGCCGCACGTGATGCCGGCGCTGGTGCAAAGCGCGTTCACCGGCTTCCCGGGGCAGAGCGGTGTGCCGCGCCGGGTGGAAATCACCATCGATCCGAAGGTCGATACGGTGGTGGCTGGCCAGCCTGCCGTCAAGGCAAATTGA